One genomic segment of Erpetoichthys calabaricus chromosome 7, fErpCal1.3, whole genome shotgun sequence includes these proteins:
- the nudt12 gene encoding peroxisomal NADH pyrophosphatase NUDT12: protein MATDIQIAQFLDAAARGDLNKLTALVCQYDFLINEHGENGWTALMHGARNGHCNIVEYLLETGCDKSLANEAGQTALDIAKFWGHTHIVNLLAYSKMCSPSSPSSTSEDLACYFSRTFLDKMSQKRTDSEWLKSKQLHPSTVYIVFSDLSPLVTPVADEHDPEKHLIKLCRFGIEDVKELLANPETVLIFLGAESKPPQEYLKGNNIFDEQIVWFALNSSDVSIEKFRSKFAECYFVVSAMPGLLQLAEEEAGIVAQARSVFAWHTRYSFCPTCGSETKIEEAGYKRTCLKTDCPSLRGIHNTSYPRVDPVVIMLVIHPDGNQCLLGRQKRFPSKMFSCLAGFIEPGETIEDAVRREVEEESGIKVGHVQYIACQPWPMPSSLMIGCLAIAVSTEIKVDKTEIEEAHWFSRQQVAEVLSNSDSSFFVPPQQAIAYQLIKHWISKHSNL from the exons ATGGCAACAGATATTCAAATAGCCCAGTTTCTTGATGCTGCTGCCAGGGGAGATCTGAACAAATTAACAGCCCTGGTATGTCAATATGATTTTTTGATAAATGAACATGGGGAAAACGGTTGGACTGCATTAATGCATGGTGCACGGAATGGGCATTGCAACATAGTCGAATATCTGTTAGAAACAGG gtgtgACAAGTCTTTAGCCAATGAAGCCGGACAGACAGCCCTTGATATTGCTAAATTTTGGGGACATACTCATATAGTAAATTTGCTGGCCTATTCCAAAATGTGTAGCCCTTCTTCTCCTTCAAGTACTTCTGAAGATCTTGCCTGCTATTTCTCCAGAACATTTTTGGACAAAATGAGTCAAAAGAGGACAGACTCAGAATGGCTTAAATCCAAACAACTTCACCCTTCAACTGTGTACATAGTATTTTCTGATTTAAGTCCATTAGTCACTCCAGTTGCAGATGAACATGATCCAGAGAAACATCTCATTAAACTTTGTAGGTTTGGGATAGAGGATGTTAAAGAACTTCTGGCAAATCCAGAAACAGTTTTGATTTTTCTTGGGGCTGAAAGTAAACCTCCACAAGAATATCTGAAGGGAAATAATATTTTTGATGAACAGATTGTGTGGTTTGCTCTAAATAGCAGTGATGTATCAATAGAAAAGTTCAGATCTAAATTTGCAGAGTGCTACTTTGTTGTGTCAGCAATGCCTGGACTTCTGCAGCTGGCTGAAGAGGAAGCAG GTATTGTTGCACAGGCACGGTCAGTTTTTGCATGGCATACTAGATATAGCTTCTGCCCCACATGTGGAAGTGAAACTAAAATTGAAGAAGCTGGATATAAGAGGACCTGTTTGAAAACAGACTGCCCTAGTTTGCGGGGAATTCATAATACATCTTATCCCCGTGTTG atcCAGTAGTAATAATGTTGGTCATTCATCCTGATGGAAATCAGTGTCTTTTGGGACGGCAAAAAAGATTTCCTTCTAAGATGTTTTCTTGTCTTGCAGGGTTTATTGAGCCAG GAGAAACCATTGAGGATGCAGTAAGGAGGGAAGTTGAAGAAGAGAGTGGTATAAAAGTTGGCCATGTTCAATACATTGCCTGTCAGCCATGGCCAATGCCTTCCTCTCTTATGATTGGCTGTCTGGCAATAGCTGTTTCCACAGAAATTAAAgttgataaaacagaaattgagGAAGCCCATTGGTTCTCAAGACAGCAA GTTGCAGAAGTTCTCAGCAACAGCGACAGTTCCTTCTTTGTACCGCCTCAACAAGCTATTGCATATCAACTCATAAAACACTGGATAAGCAAGCATTCTAATTTATGA